In Desulfomonile tiedjei DSM 6799, a genomic segment contains:
- a CDS encoding multiheme c-type cytochrome, producing the protein MARRWIWIMAILAVCILVSTGLVSCDKGKPLSQMGPAKYVGSDKCAECHSRIAITFRNTLHQKVIQDTRKNPRAIQGNFVHPDPLVDFKPDDVVMTHGVQWKQRYVDKDWRTRVAQWNFETEKWSPYNAAGWKEADWRKKCGYCHVVGFDYDKLTWSELSVGCEACHGPASNHIDSKLEDKIKTIVNPATLPFRAASDICGQCHTRGKSPDKKWDSPVGFRVGDYLGPQHFTVAEKSDMSAWWPSGHVKQHRQQYPEWKGSQHAKAGIGCSTCHSVHEARTKFATTMNPNNLCQSCHGNVSTDSIRGHAPIAGAPQHSDCIGCHMPPTGASSTRGDERSHQFRTIPPKVTVELGAGDPAKQPNSCNHCHSHKNQKPEQLQKALDDGKKLLEKITITSVTQQ; encoded by the coding sequence ATGGCACGCAGATGGATCTGGATTATGGCGATCTTGGCTGTATGCATTCTCGTCAGCACTGGTCTTGTTTCATGTGACAAAGGAAAGCCGCTCTCCCAAATGGGCCCGGCAAAATATGTGGGATCTGACAAGTGCGCTGAATGCCACAGCAGGATCGCTATCACCTTTCGTAACACACTACATCAAAAGGTCATACAGGATACAAGAAAGAATCCAAGGGCCATTCAGGGCAATTTCGTACACCCCGATCCTTTAGTGGATTTCAAGCCTGATGACGTTGTCATGACTCACGGGGTCCAGTGGAAGCAACGCTATGTAGATAAAGACTGGCGTACGCGTGTTGCTCAATGGAATTTCGAGACTGAGAAATGGTCCCCTTACAATGCCGCTGGTTGGAAAGAAGCGGACTGGCGCAAAAAATGTGGCTATTGCCACGTGGTGGGATTTGACTATGACAAACTCACCTGGAGTGAACTGAGCGTCGGATGCGAAGCGTGTCACGGTCCTGCCAGCAACCATATTGACTCCAAGTTGGAAGACAAGATCAAGACCATAGTAAATCCTGCCACGCTGCCGTTCCGTGCAGCTTCAGACATTTGCGGCCAGTGTCATACGCGAGGCAAAAGTCCAGATAAGAAATGGGATTCTCCTGTAGGCTTCAGAGTGGGAGATTATCTGGGGCCGCAACATTTCACCGTCGCGGAAAAGTCAGATATGTCGGCCTGGTGGCCCAGCGGACATGTAAAACAGCACCGTCAACAGTACCCGGAATGGAAAGGAAGTCAACACGCCAAGGCAGGTATTGGTTGCAGCACATGTCACAGTGTTCATGAGGCAAGAACGAAGTTCGCAACAACCATGAATCCCAATAATTTGTGCCAGAGTTGCCACGGAAATGTAAGTACCGATTCCATCAGGGGACATGCTCCAATCGCAGGAGCACCTCAACATTCCGATTGTATCGGCTGCCACATGCCTCCAACCGGAGCCAGTTCAACCCGTGGCGATGAAAGAAGCCACCAGTTTAGGACCATTCCGCCGAAAGTTACTGTGGAACTCGGAGCCGGAGATCCTGCCAAACAGCCCAATTCTTGTAATCATTGCCATTCGCACAAAAATCAGAAACCCGAACAACTTCAGAAGGCCTTGGATGACGGCAAAAAATTGTTGGAAAAGATCACGATCACGAGTGTGACTCAACAATGA
- a CDS encoding ammonium transporter, whose translation MNTGDNAWVLASAALVFLMTPAVALFYGGMTRTKNVLATIMQSFIVMGLVSVVWMLWGFSLAFGPDVFHGFLGGTKYFGLNHIAGELWTGSTIAAATFVVFQCGFAVITPALITGAFAERMNFGPFLIFIALWSTFVYCPLAHWVWGPDGWLSNMGALDFAGGTVVHISAGMAGLACALSLGKRDGYGEKPIMPHNLTLTLVGAGLLWIGWYGFNSGSALKANESAAMAFLVTQIAASAAVLSWVCSEWIVQGRPTTLGMASGAVGGLVAITPAAGYVGPVSALVLGLVAGALCFFACYSKKFLGYDDSLDVFGIHAVGGAWGAIATGIFAAKEIGGVDGLVYGNVGQFTTQIIAVVGTSIYAFSATFILMFVLNLFLYMRVPRDQEEEGLDTAIHGEAGYNF comes from the coding sequence ATGAATACCGGAGATAATGCCTGGGTTTTGGCTTCCGCTGCGCTGGTTTTCTTGATGACTCCTGCAGTGGCATTGTTCTATGGAGGCATGACGAGAACGAAAAACGTGCTCGCAACCATTATGCAAAGCTTTATTGTCATGGGATTGGTATCCGTAGTATGGATGCTCTGGGGATTTAGCCTGGCATTCGGCCCGGATGTATTTCATGGGTTTCTCGGGGGAACGAAGTACTTCGGGTTGAATCATATAGCCGGTGAATTGTGGACGGGCTCTACCATTGCCGCGGCTACGTTCGTAGTATTCCAGTGCGGATTCGCAGTCATCACTCCGGCACTTATTACCGGTGCTTTTGCAGAAAGAATGAACTTCGGCCCGTTCCTCATCTTTATCGCGTTATGGTCAACTTTCGTTTACTGTCCATTGGCGCACTGGGTGTGGGGACCCGATGGCTGGCTCTCCAATATGGGTGCTCTCGATTTTGCGGGAGGGACCGTAGTCCATATCAGCGCGGGTATGGCCGGGTTGGCATGTGCCTTGAGTTTGGGCAAACGTGACGGCTACGGAGAAAAACCCATTATGCCGCACAATCTGACGCTCACCCTGGTCGGCGCCGGATTACTGTGGATAGGATGGTACGGCTTCAACTCCGGTAGTGCGCTGAAAGCTAATGAAAGTGCTGCGATGGCCTTTCTGGTGACCCAGATCGCTGCATCGGCTGCTGTCCTGTCGTGGGTTTGCTCGGAATGGATCGTTCAAGGCAGGCCGACAACTCTCGGTATGGCTTCCGGAGCTGTTGGGGGGCTGGTTGCCATCACACCCGCGGCCGGGTACGTGGGTCCGGTCTCCGCTCTGGTCCTGGGGCTGGTCGCGGGAGCACTCTGTTTCTTCGCCTGCTACTCCAAAAAATTCCTGGGATATGACGATTCTTTGGACGTTTTTGGAATCCATGCTGTGGGAGGCGCATGGGGTGCCATTGCCACCGGAATTTTTGCGGCAAAAGAAATCGGCGGCGTGGACGGACTTGTCTACGGAAACGTGGGACAGTTCACCACACAGATTATTGCGGTGGTAGGCACATCGATCTACGCCTTCTCGGCAACTTTTATACTGATGTTCGTGCTCAATTTATTCCTGTACATGCGTGTTCCTCGAGATCAAGAAGAGGAGGGCCTGGACACGGCGATTCATGGTGAAGCCGGTTACAATTTCTGA
- a CDS encoding NapC/NirT family cytochrome c: MAIAKTLSIIIIVGILIFIGAVTLGGMAVYSKQSSFCASCKIMQTRYVAWERSTHARSVHAKADCITCHSEPGIIGEFKAHLNGARYVFERVTGAHKGAILGAKVYTRSCQECHNVREIRTKNAGHEVNHVAHLGHNVQCVQCHPDLAHGTLVGDPSIHPMRTCVACHRQQQYQMANCVVCHPKIMITNLFLSAKPMRNPL; encoded by the coding sequence ATGGCAATAGCGAAAACTCTCAGCATAATAATCATTGTTGGGATTCTGATCTTCATTGGGGCAGTCACTTTGGGCGGGATGGCGGTTTATTCCAAACAATCGAGCTTCTGTGCCAGTTGCAAGATCATGCAGACTCGCTATGTTGCTTGGGAGAGATCGACCCATGCGCGTTCTGTCCACGCGAAAGCCGACTGCATAACTTGCCACTCCGAACCCGGCATTATTGGCGAATTCAAAGCACATCTAAACGGTGCCCGTTACGTTTTCGAACGCGTGACGGGCGCGCACAAGGGTGCAATTCTCGGTGCCAAAGTGTACACGAGATCCTGTCAGGAATGTCACAATGTACGCGAAATCAGAACCAAGAATGCAGGACATGAAGTGAATCATGTGGCACATTTGGGTCATAACGTGCAATGCGTCCAATGCCATCCGGACCTGGCCCACGGCACTCTTGTTGGAGACCCGTCTATTCACCCTATGCGAACGTGTGTTGCATGCCATCGCCAGCAGCAATACCAAATGGCCAACTGCGTAGTATGTCATCCAAAGATTATGATCACTAACCTGTTTCTTTCAGCAAAGCCTATGCGGAATCCTTTGTGA